A section of the Spirochaeta isovalerica genome encodes:
- the xerA gene encoding site-specific tyrosine recombinase/integron integrase produces MMEEYLKYLENVRKLSDATLTSYRKDLSVWFDYLEEWEIDGSDVDKNVARSFIGQLSRDGLASSSINRKISSLKGYYDFLIKRKISPYNPFAGIKSMKLHRTLPVHLSDREITQLIEMTDDDFSGTRDRLLFELLYSTGCRVSEICNMKCHDLLNSHPVVRGKGGKDRWVFVGREARKALSDYLPLRKERARDNKNDSLILDAAGIPITARGIYYIIEKYTLKAGFPKKVTPHTFRHSFATGLVNEGADIRVVQELLGHASISTTQIYTHTGIERLKQVYRSSHPHGRNGGSKAEKEVITYEN; encoded by the coding sequence ATGATGGAAGAGTATCTGAAGTATCTGGAAAATGTGAGAAAACTCTCGGACGCTACTTTGACTTCCTACAGGAAAGATCTCTCTGTCTGGTTCGATTATCTCGAGGAATGGGAGATAGACGGAAGTGATGTGGATAAGAACGTAGCCCGGTCATTCATCGGACAACTGTCGCGCGATGGGCTGGCATCATCTTCCATCAATAGAAAGATATCTTCTCTTAAAGGTTATTATGATTTCCTTATCAAGCGGAAGATCAGTCCGTACAATCCTTTCGCGGGGATAAAATCGATGAAGCTGCACCGGACCCTTCCGGTCCATCTTTCGGACCGTGAGATCACACAGCTAATCGAGATGACCGATGATGATTTCTCCGGAACCCGCGACCGACTACTCTTCGAACTTCTCTATTCGACGGGCTGCCGTGTGAGTGAGATCTGCAATATGAAATGCCACGATTTGCTGAACAGTCACCCCGTCGTTCGCGGAAAAGGGGGAAAAGACCGATGGGTTTTTGTGGGAAGGGAAGCCCGGAAAGCTCTTTCCGACTATCTTCCGCTGAGAAAAGAGCGGGCCAGGGACAATAAAAATGACAGTCTCATCCTCGACGCGGCGGGAATTCCCATCACGGCGCGGGGAATATATTATATTATAGAGAAATACACGCTTAAAGCCGGATTCCCCAAGAAAGTGACACCCCATACATTCAGACACAGTTTCGCCACGGGACTGGTCAATGAAGGGGCGGATATCAGAGTCGTTCAGGAGCTGTTGGGTCATGCCAGCATTTCCACGACCCAGATCTATACACACACGGGAATCGAAAGGCTGAAACAGGTTTACCGCAGTTCTCATCCCCACGGGAGGAACGGCGGATCCAAAGCGGAAAAAGAGGTGATAACCTATGAAAATTGA
- the dprA gene encoding DNA-processing protein DprA, giving the protein MSSDLLWKLAVQRISFLKTDEKRKVLAYCINSGRMPERKTLVDLIRRDFRSSYKKESILHEAENDLSLMIKQGIFTLSVDDEAYPEKLRSIHNPPFLLYGRGETLLSDVLNISVVGTRKATGLAMEKAFALSFHLARSGAAVTSGLASGTDSAAHSGALAGKGYTLAVFGCGIDRIYPSSSKDLAARILDEGGTLLSEYPPGIPPVRYNFPERNRIVSALSEALVVVESPARSGALITADFALEQGRDVFVLNAASPSPSAGEGTNSLIEDGAVVVESADDVLRELSYSVKSRDRSPVLLSHSGSRATGRFLADRFRAELEEREISREGVYYSL; this is encoded by the coding sequence ATGAGTAGCGATCTTCTCTGGAAACTGGCGGTCCAGCGGATTTCTTTTCTGAAAACCGATGAGAAGCGGAAAGTTCTGGCCTATTGCATCAATTCGGGCCGGATGCCGGAACGCAAGACTCTTGTCGATTTGATAAGAAGGGATTTCCGGTCGTCCTATAAAAAAGAATCCATACTTCATGAGGCTGAAAACGACCTGTCTCTGATGATCAAACAGGGGATATTCACCCTTTCCGTTGATGATGAAGCTTATCCGGAAAAACTCCGTTCCATACACAATCCTCCCTTTCTTCTATACGGGAGGGGGGAAACTCTTCTGTCCGATGTCCTGAATATTTCCGTTGTGGGTACCAGAAAAGCGACAGGTCTGGCTATGGAAAAAGCCTTTGCCCTTTCTTTTCATCTGGCCCGGTCCGGGGCTGCTGTCACATCCGGTCTGGCTTCGGGTACCGACAGTGCGGCACACAGTGGCGCATTGGCGGGAAAAGGGTACACTCTCGCAGTTTTCGGATGCGGTATCGACAGGATTTATCCCTCATCGAGTAAAGATCTTGCAGCCAGGATCCTCGATGAAGGAGGAACTTTATTGAGTGAATATCCTCCGGGAATCCCGCCAGTCCGCTATAATTTCCCCGAAAGGAACCGCATTGTCAGCGCCTTGAGCGAAGCTCTGGTCGTCGTGGAATCGCCAGCCCGGTCCGGAGCTCTGATAACGGCAGATTTCGCTCTGGAGCAGGGGCGGGACGTCTTTGTCCTCAACGCAGCCTCTCCGTCACCTTCAGCCGGAGAGGGAACGAACTCCCTGATCGAGGACGGGGCGGTTGTCGTGGAATCCGCTGATGATGTCCTGAGAGAGTTGTCCTACAGTGTAAAAAGCAGAGACCGATCGCCTGTTCTCTTATCCCATAGCGGCAGCCGCGCCACGGGGCGCTTTCTCGCTGACCGGTTCCGGGCTGAACTGGAAGAACGGGAAATTTCCAGAGAAGGAGTGTACTACAGCTTATGA
- the hslV gene encoding ATP-dependent protease subunit HslV produces MKIEGTTILAVRKNGQVAIAGDGQVTMGESVIMKGNARKVRTLLGGKVLTGFAGSTADAFTLMERFEAKLKEFGGDLTRAAVELAKDWRTDRALRKLEAMLLVADREKTFVLSGTGDVIEPEKGAIAIGSGGMYAYSAALAYLDGSELTAREIAERSLGIAGDICVFTNKNIIVEELA; encoded by the coding sequence ATGAAAATTGAAGGAACAACCATACTGGCCGTAAGGAAAAACGGCCAGGTCGCCATAGCGGGAGACGGACAGGTCACAATGGGAGAGTCGGTCATCATGAAAGGCAATGCCAGAAAAGTGCGGACCCTTCTGGGCGGAAAAGTCCTGACGGGATTTGCCGGCTCGACAGCCGATGCCTTTACCCTGATGGAACGGTTTGAAGCCAAGCTGAAGGAGTTCGGCGGAGATTTGACCAGAGCAGCCGTCGAACTGGCTAAAGACTGGCGGACAGACAGGGCTTTGAGAAAGCTCGAAGCGATGCTTCTCGTCGCCGACAGGGAGAAGACATTCGTTTTGTCCGGTACAGGAGATGTTATAGAGCCTGAGAAAGGCGCCATAGCCATCGGTTCCGGCGGAATGTACGCCTATTCGGCTGCTCTGGCTTATCTGGACGGCTCGGAACTGACCGCCAGGGAGATTGCTGAGCGGTCTCTGGGTATCGCAGGTGATATCTGCGTCTTTACCAATAAAAATATTATTGTGGAGGAATTAGCTTAA
- the fliE gene encoding flagellar hook-basal body complex protein FliE, whose amino-acid sequence MSLMNLVGADSAFGDVVQLKRSRPRHLNEEGLMTEAPAKTGKFGEMVVDALNSANNAEQDSAGLMQQMITDPDSVDVHDVTIAMAKAEMAVNLTKSVIDGAVKAYKEIISTR is encoded by the coding sequence ATGAGTCTTATGAATCTGGTCGGAGCTGATTCGGCTTTCGGCGATGTGGTACAATTAAAGAGGAGCCGTCCGAGGCATTTGAATGAAGAGGGGCTGATGACCGAAGCACCGGCAAAAACGGGGAAATTCGGTGAAATGGTTGTCGACGCCCTTAACAGCGCCAATAATGCGGAGCAGGACAGCGCGGGACTCATGCAGCAGATGATTACCGATCCTGATTCCGTTGATGTACACGACGTAACCATAGCCATGGCTAAAGCTGAAATGGCTGTGAATCTGACAAAGTCCGTTATAGACGGAGCAGTTAAAGCTTATAAGGAGATTATATCCACGCGATAG
- the fliG gene encoding flagellar motor switch protein FliG has translation MAKQGATHKEDLTGRQKAAIFLVTLGSEISAEIFKHLREDEIETLTFEIARLENIDSEQRDMVLQEFQELMMAQDFISSGGIDYARELLEKSLGNQKAVDIISRLTSSLKTRPFDFIRRTDPAHLLNFIQQEHPQTIALILAYLEPQKASVILGQLPQEKQSDVAKRIATMDRTSPEVLREVERVLEKKLSSLSQEDYTAAGGVGAIVDILNLVDRSTEKIIIESLEEDDPELAEEIKKRMFVFEDIVMLDDRAIQKVMREVDTNELAKALKAVDPDVQDKIYRNMSKRAAALLKEDMEFMGPTRRKDVEEAQQKIVSIIRKLEEQGEVVIARSGEEDVLV, from the coding sequence ATGGCAAAACAGGGTGCAACCCATAAAGAGGATTTAACAGGGCGGCAGAAAGCGGCCATCTTCCTCGTAACCCTCGGTTCGGAGATTTCCGCGGAGATCTTCAAGCATCTGAGGGAAGATGAGATTGAAACGCTCACTTTTGAGATAGCCCGTCTGGAGAATATCGATTCGGAGCAGAGGGATATGGTTCTTCAGGAGTTCCAGGAACTGATGATGGCTCAGGACTTTATCTCCTCGGGAGGTATTGATTACGCCAGAGAGCTTCTCGAAAAGTCGCTTGGAAACCAGAAAGCTGTCGATATCATCAGCCGCCTGACCAGTTCTCTCAAGACCCGTCCCTTTGACTTTATCAGAAGGACCGACCCGGCTCATCTGCTCAACTTTATCCAGCAGGAGCATCCCCAGACGATCGCTTTGATTCTGGCTTATCTGGAGCCGCAGAAAGCGTCGGTTATTCTCGGGCAGCTGCCCCAGGAGAAACAGTCCGATGTAGCCAAGAGAATCGCGACCATGGACCGGACTTCTCCGGAAGTTCTCAGAGAGGTGGAAAGGGTTCTCGAGAAGAAGCTCTCCTCGCTTTCTCAGGAAGACTACACGGCGGCCGGCGGTGTCGGCGCTATTGTCGATATTCTCAACCTTGTCGACCGTTCGACGGAAAAAATCATTATCGAGTCCCTTGAAGAGGACGATCCCGAACTGGCGGAAGAGATCAAAAAACGTATGTTCGTATTCGAAGATATCGTTATGCTCGACGACAGGGCTATTCAGAAAGTTATGCGCGAGGTCGATACGAACGAGTTGGCCAAAGCGCTCAAAGCCGTCGATCCCGATGTTCAGGACAAGATATACAGAAATATGTCCAAACGTGCGGCTGCTCTCCTTAAAGAGGATATGGAGTTCATGGGGCCGACGCGGCGGAAAGATGTTGAAGAAGCTCAGCAGAAAATCGTATCGATTATCAGAAAACTGGAAGAGCAGGGTGAAGTCGTCATCGCCAGAAGCGGCGAAGAGGATGTTCTGGTATAA
- a CDS encoding tetratricopeptide repeat protein translates to MMKGRKVKRTMTGSLMLLLTLILIMFSSCNQTDTDLLQRMAAMENGADPETVLEGDENYAKLKKDIAVFRKILDEKVDAAEKLGTYYKLIGLKYVDYGMYGLGLEAFQEALAIYPENPNVLYYAGLCSARLYKTEGSVVKSGQYLDQAVRYYEASLAVNNRFSSPMYGLAVLYVYELNMPELAIPLLEMYNTIQKSSIDGRFLLAAAHYAAGDEDEAVDLYNDIIDKTDDPILQEAARNNRNEILRGGSNE, encoded by the coding sequence ATGATGAAAGGACGAAAAGTAAAACGGACAATGACAGGCAGTCTCATGCTTCTTTTAACTCTGATTCTTATCATGTTTTCGTCCTGTAATCAGACCGATACCGATTTGCTTCAGAGAATGGCGGCCATGGAGAACGGAGCGGATCCGGAAACTGTTCTGGAAGGTGATGAAAACTACGCAAAGCTGAAGAAGGATATTGCCGTATTCCGGAAGATACTCGATGAAAAGGTCGATGCCGCGGAGAAGCTCGGAACATATTACAAGCTGATCGGTCTGAAATATGTGGACTACGGCATGTACGGCCTGGGGCTGGAGGCTTTTCAGGAAGCTCTGGCTATCTACCCGGAAAACCCCAATGTTCTCTACTACGCCGGTTTGTGTTCCGCCCGTCTCTATAAGACCGAAGGCTCTGTTGTGAAATCGGGACAGTACCTCGATCAGGCTGTCCGCTATTACGAAGCCTCCCTGGCTGTGAATAACCGCTTTTCCTCTCCCATGTACGGACTGGCGGTGCTCTATGTTTACGAATTGAATATGCCCGAACTGGCGATCCCGCTGCTGGAAATGTACAACACAATCCAGAAAAGCAGTATAGACGGTAGGTTCCTTCTCGCGGCGGCCCATTACGCTGCGGGAGATGAAGATGAAGCCGTCGATCTGTACAATGACATCATCGATAAAACTGATGATCCGATTCTTCAGGAAGCAGCGAGGAATAACCGGAATGAGATTTTGAGAGGAGGCAGTAATGAGTAG
- a CDS encoding site-specific tyrosine recombinase encodes MTGDQWTERAFEDYLNIELRMAANTVETYMREVREFILWLAQEGFRAAQISAEEVSGYIIFRQSVDSSLSARTVSRIISTLKSYFEFIIQSGQRKDNPVRLIDMPRLARHLPEVMTIEEVDLFLQEIDCTSVSGLRDRALFELIYSCGLRVSEAVGLEVSDLYFEEGLIKVTGKGSKERLVPLGENAEYWLKLYLEEGRPGFIKPGKVTGALFLNRLGNGLSRKGMWKRFRETAERAGVSGKIHTLRHSFATHLLQGGADLRSVQELLGHSDISTTQIYTHLDNSDLQTAHREYHPRG; translated from the coding sequence ATGACAGGGGATCAGTGGACCGAAAGGGCATTCGAAGATTATTTGAATATTGAACTCCGCATGGCCGCCAACACGGTGGAAACCTATATGCGCGAAGTGAGAGAATTCATTCTCTGGCTGGCTCAGGAAGGATTCCGTGCGGCACAAATCAGCGCCGAAGAAGTTTCGGGCTATATCATATTCAGACAGTCTGTCGATTCCTCTTTGTCGGCGCGGACTGTTTCCCGTATCATCAGCACTCTCAAATCCTATTTCGAGTTCATCATCCAGTCTGGACAGAGAAAGGACAATCCGGTCCGGCTTATCGATATGCCGCGGCTGGCGCGGCACCTTCCCGAAGTCATGACGATTGAAGAGGTCGATCTCTTTCTTCAGGAGATTGATTGTACCTCTGTGTCGGGATTGAGGGACAGGGCGCTTTTCGAATTGATTTATTCCTGCGGGCTGCGGGTTTCCGAAGCCGTGGGGCTCGAAGTGTCCGATCTCTATTTTGAAGAGGGGCTCATCAAGGTTACAGGCAAGGGAAGCAAGGAAAGACTTGTTCCCCTGGGGGAAAATGCCGAATACTGGCTCAAACTTTATCTGGAAGAAGGCCGTCCCGGTTTTATCAAACCCGGCAAAGTGACGGGAGCGCTGTTCCTCAATCGCCTGGGAAACGGTCTTTCGAGGAAAGGGATGTGGAAGAGGTTCCGAGAAACGGCGGAAAGGGCCGGTGTGTCCGGGAAAATCCACACACTGCGGCACTCTTTTGCCACCCATCTTCTCCAGGGCGGCGCCGATTTGAGGAGCGTCCAGGAACTCCTCGGCCATTCGGATATAAGCACGACCCAGATTTATACGCATCTGGACAACAGCGATCTTCAGACCGCACACCGGGAATATCATCCTAGAGGATAG
- the flgB gene encoding flagellar basal body rod protein FlgB: MFTNNSFGKTVDILQRTMDVSLVRREVIANNIANAETPNFKRTDVNFEASLARALASEKEPQGLEAKMSSTRHIPFNRPVDYKSVQPRFVLDYLTQSNNNGNNVDIETETMAATENQMMYELMTSALSSQFSRINMVLR; this comes from the coding sequence ATGTTTACTAACAATTCTTTTGGAAAAACAGTCGATATTCTCCAGCGGACAATGGATGTCAGTCTGGTTAGAAGAGAAGTTATCGCCAACAACATAGCCAATGCGGAGACACCCAACTTCAAGAGAACCGATGTGAACTTTGAGGCATCTCTGGCCAGAGCTCTGGCTTCCGAGAAAGAGCCGCAGGGACTGGAGGCGAAGATGTCCAGTACCAGGCATATTCCTTTCAACAGGCCGGTGGATTATAAATCGGTTCAGCCGAGATTTGTTCTCGACTACCTGACACAGAGCAATAACAACGGAAACAATGTGGATATTGAGACGGAGACCATGGCGGCTACGGAAAACCAGATGATGTACGAGCTTATGACATCGGCTCTTTCCAGCCAGTTCAGCCGGATCAATATGGTCCTGAGATAA
- the hslU gene encoding ATP-dependent protease ATPase subunit HslU: MKIDLDKLTPREITAELDKYIIGQENAKKSVAIALRNRLRRSRLPDDIKDEVAPKNIIMIGPTGVGKTEIARRLSKLSGAPFLKVEATKFTEVGYVGRDVESMVRDLTASAVAMVKTELQEGVQEEAEKAAEEALLDILLPASKKVEPQKPGFNTSGGEEPLVITDDNSTREKFRQMLRDGKLDDRPVEVSVSKQKGMPSIEIFSGNNFEEMDFNMGSLSNLFGGGKKKKKVTVKKAREILLAEHQEKLVDSENAADMARERVQNMGIIFIDEIDKIATRQNRAGGQDVSREGVQRDILPIVEGSKVNTKYGIIDTSHILFIAAGAFSMSKPSDLIPELQGRFPLRVELQDLNKEAFKTILTVPKNALTKQYVELLKTEDVHLDFREDAIDKLAEIAEEVNQRTENIGARRLHTIMELLLEEVSFNAPDLKGQTITITADYVDEKLKDIVEDRDLSRYIL, translated from the coding sequence ATGAAAATCGATCTGGATAAACTGACACCCAGAGAAATTACAGCTGAGCTTGATAAATATATAATCGGACAGGAAAACGCGAAAAAATCCGTTGCCATCGCCTTGAGAAACCGGCTGAGACGGTCCCGGCTTCCCGATGATATCAAGGATGAAGTGGCGCCGAAAAACATCATTATGATCGGACCGACCGGTGTAGGGAAGACAGAAATCGCCCGCAGGCTGTCCAAGCTGTCTGGTGCTCCTTTTCTTAAAGTGGAAGCCACCAAATTCACGGAAGTGGGATATGTGGGGCGGGACGTCGAGTCTATGGTTCGCGATCTTACAGCCTCTGCGGTCGCCATGGTGAAAACGGAACTGCAGGAAGGGGTTCAGGAGGAAGCGGAGAAAGCGGCCGAGGAAGCTCTGCTGGATATACTGCTTCCCGCCTCGAAAAAAGTGGAACCCCAGAAGCCCGGATTCAACACATCGGGAGGGGAAGAGCCTCTGGTCATTACTGACGACAACTCGACAAGAGAAAAATTCCGGCAGATGCTGAGGGATGGGAAACTCGATGACCGTCCGGTGGAAGTATCGGTCAGCAAACAGAAAGGCATGCCGTCTATCGAAATCTTTTCGGGCAACAACTTCGAGGAGATGGATTTCAATATGGGGTCTCTCTCCAATCTTTTTGGCGGGGGAAAGAAGAAAAAGAAAGTCACAGTAAAAAAAGCGAGGGAAATCCTCCTGGCCGAACATCAGGAAAAACTGGTCGATTCTGAAAACGCTGCCGACATGGCCCGGGAGAGGGTGCAGAATATGGGGATCATCTTTATCGATGAGATCGATAAAATCGCCACCAGACAGAACCGCGCCGGAGGGCAGGATGTTTCCCGGGAAGGTGTTCAGAGAGATATTCTCCCCATTGTCGAGGGAAGTAAGGTGAACACCAAGTACGGAATCATCGACACGTCCCATATCCTTTTTATTGCCGCCGGTGCCTTTTCAATGAGCAAGCCCTCGGATCTTATTCCTGAGCTTCAGGGCCGTTTCCCTCTGAGAGTGGAGCTTCAGGATCTGAACAAAGAGGCTTTCAAGACCATACTGACCGTGCCGAAAAATGCTTTAACCAAGCAATATGTGGAACTGCTGAAAACCGAAGATGTCCACCTGGATTTCCGGGAGGACGCCATAGACAAGCTGGCGGAAATAGCCGAGGAGGTCAATCAGCGTACCGAGAACATAGGAGCCAGAAGGCTGCACACTATCATGGAACTGCTGCTGGAGGAAGTTTCCTTTAACGCGCCGGACCTGAAGGGGCAGACGATAACCATTACGGCTGATTATGTGGATGAAAAATTGAAGGATATTGTAGAGGACAGGGATCTGAGCAGATATATTCTCTAA
- the fliF gene encoding flagellar basal-body MS-ring/collar protein FliF: MNEFFKRIAEQLKSFWTKWSVVQKIIFFAIVVVTVVGLVFLVSFSASPSMVRLINTPITDVQQRDNIIVSLTEQNVDSKITTDGYIMVPDESTAKKMRAILIRDGIITDATDPWALFDEDRWTLTDFERNVNLRRAIIGSMEQHIEALDDVDSAKITLVMPEKELFTDQQDPVTASVIITPRPGSDISENRKKVEGIVKLIQFGVQGLLPENITIMDYSGTVLNDFEGLEDATRLTIVERMLNQKKRLEAQYMSKILSSLRNIYSPERVEILNIEIDLEFINKQVETEEHFPITMREDDPNTPYSEYEGVPSILESSQTENELFEGTGFNPEGPPGQEGQTPPAYQDLSSLVGKYQKDNEIQNYVVNTRNISEDSNPFQISRISVAVAIDGIWKKKFDDGGKLVITPEGSIDRTYVPVSTEDLTISRDLVATAVGYNRGRGDEVTVSHIPFDRTSEHESEDAEYRRRQQIQQTVLFSLIGLAIFVVAAVVFRIISKELERRRRLREEELSRQHQAMREAALRSAEEEGIDVEMSVQERARIEMQENAINMAREHPEDVAQLIRTWLAEE, from the coding sequence ATGAACGAATTTTTTAAACGTATAGCAGAGCAGCTCAAGTCCTTCTGGACGAAATGGTCGGTTGTTCAGAAAATTATCTTTTTTGCCATTGTGGTTGTGACGGTTGTCGGACTGGTTTTTCTGGTCAGCTTTTCCGCGTCTCCATCAATGGTTCGTCTCATCAACACGCCGATTACCGATGTTCAGCAGCGCGATAACATTATCGTAAGCCTCACGGAACAGAATGTCGACAGCAAGATTACCACTGACGGGTACATTATGGTTCCCGATGAAAGCACGGCGAAAAAGATGCGTGCCATTCTCATTCGCGACGGTATCATCACCGATGCGACCGATCCCTGGGCCCTTTTTGACGAGGACCGGTGGACGCTGACCGACTTCGAGCGGAATGTAAATCTCAGAAGGGCCATTATCGGCTCGATGGAACAGCATATCGAAGCGCTCGATGATGTGGATTCGGCAAAAATCACTCTGGTTATGCCCGAGAAAGAACTCTTTACGGATCAGCAGGATCCCGTGACCGCTTCGGTCATCATCACTCCCAGACCGGGCAGCGATATCTCTGAAAACAGGAAGAAAGTCGAGGGAATCGTCAAGCTTATTCAGTTCGGCGTTCAGGGGCTGCTTCCGGAAAATATAACGATTATGGATTACTCGGGGACTGTTCTCAATGATTTCGAAGGGCTGGAAGACGCGACACGGCTTACCATAGTCGAACGGATGCTCAACCAGAAAAAACGGCTGGAAGCTCAGTATATGAGCAAAATCCTAAGCTCTCTCAGAAATATCTATTCTCCCGAAAGAGTGGAAATCCTCAATATCGAAATCGATCTGGAGTTTATCAACAAGCAGGTCGAGACGGAAGAGCATTTTCCCATCACCATGAGAGAAGATGACCCCAATACTCCCTACAGTGAATACGAGGGAGTCCCCTCCATTCTCGAGTCGTCACAGACGGAAAACGAACTGTTCGAGGGGACGGGATTCAATCCCGAGGGGCCTCCGGGTCAGGAAGGCCAGACTCCTCCCGCCTATCAGGATCTCTCCTCACTGGTCGGCAAATATCAGAAAGATAACGAAATCCAGAACTACGTGGTCAACACGCGCAATATTTCGGAAGACAGCAATCCCTTCCAGATCTCCCGGATCAGCGTCGCCGTGGCCATTGACGGTATCTGGAAAAAGAAATTCGATGACGGTGGGAAACTGGTCATAACACCGGAGGGCAGCATCGACAGAACCTATGTCCCGGTCAGCACTGAAGATTTGACCATATCCCGTGACCTGGTGGCTACGGCGGTAGGGTATAATAGGGGTAGAGGTGATGAAGTTACGGTTTCCCATATACCTTTCGACAGGACTTCGGAACACGAGTCGGAGGATGCCGAGTACAGAAGGCGGCAGCAGATTCAGCAGACTGTGCTCTTCTCGCTAATCGGCCTGGCCATTTTCGTAGTGGCCGCAGTCGTTTTCAGAATTATCTCCAAAGAACTGGAGAGAAGACGGCGCCTGAGAGAGGAAGAGCTGTCGCGACAGCATCAGGCTATGAGAGAAGCGGCGCTGAGAAGTGCCGAGGAAGAGGGAATCGATGTGGAAATGTCAGTTCAGGAACGGGCCAGAATCGAAATGCAGGAGAATGCAATCAATATGGCAAGAGAGCATCCTGAAGACGTGGCGCAACTAATCAGAACCTGGCTGGCGGAGGAATAG
- the flgC gene encoding flagellar basal body rod protein FlgC yields MGLFNSINTAASGLTAERLRLDVIADNIANANTTRTADGGPYRRSRVIFRPRVEQPYWRSPFLPDSLDNNIGKGVRVAEIEKDYDSELRLVYDPTHPDAIKTGPKKGYVEYSNVNTVSEMVDMIAASRAYEANVAVMDGSKSMFRKALEIGR; encoded by the coding sequence ATGGGATTGTTCAATTCGATAAATACAGCGGCATCGGGATTAACAGCGGAAAGGCTGAGGCTTGATGTTATAGCAGACAATATAGCCAATGCCAACACGACCAGAACAGCTGACGGCGGCCCTTACAGAAGAAGCCGGGTCATCTTCCGCCCCAGAGTGGAGCAGCCTTACTGGAGAAGTCCTTTTCTTCCCGATTCTCTGGACAATAACATCGGAAAGGGCGTTCGCGTAGCGGAGATAGAAAAAGACTACGATTCGGAGCTGAGACTGGTTTACGACCCGACTCACCCCGATGCGATAAAAACGGGACCGAAAAAGGGGTATGTCGAGTATTCCAATGTCAATACGGTCAGCGAAATGGTGGACATGATTGCCGCATCGAGAGCTTACGAAGCCAATGTGGCCGTTATGGACGGCAGTAAAAGTATGTTCAGGAAGGCACTTGAAATCGGGAGGTAA